One Glycine max cultivar Williams 82 chromosome 3, Glycine_max_v4.0, whole genome shotgun sequence DNA window includes the following coding sequences:
- the LOC100817490 gene encoding ATP phosphoribosyltransferase, which translates to MAAIMLTTMNIPLHTSVWVNSRRKSWCCYASLSQPDRKEIRLGLPSKGRMSADTLELLKNCQLSVKQVNPRQYVAEIPQLSNLEVWFQRPKDITRKLLSGDLDLGIVGLDTFSEHGQGSEDLIIVHEALEYGDCRLSLAIPQYGIFENVNSVDELAKMPQWTEEKPLRVATGFTYLGPKFMKENGLKHVTFSTADGALEAAPAMGIADAILDLVSSGTTLRENNLKEIKGGVVLESQAVFIASRKSMIQRKGVLETTHEMLERLEAHLRAIGQFTVTANMRGSSAEEVAERILSQPSLMGLQGPTVSPVFCKHDGKVTPDYYAIVICVPQKALYKSIQQLRAIGGSGVLISPLTYIFDEETPRWRQLLSKLGL; encoded by the exons ATGGCAGCAATAATGTTGACGACTATGAATATTCCTCTGCACACTTCGGTTTGGGTTAATTCCCGGCGGAAGAGTTGGTGCTGCTACGCCTCACTTTCGCAGCCAGATAGGAAGGAGATCCGTCTCGGTTTGCCCAGCAAAGGTCGCATGTCCGCTGACACCCTCGAACTTCTCAAG AATTGTCAATTGTCAGTGAAGCAGGTCAATCCTCGTCAGTATGTTGCTGAAATTCCTCAG CTATCCAACCTCGAAGTTTGGTTTCAGAGGCCCAAAGACATCACAAGAAAATTGTTATCTGGAGATCTTGACCTTGGTATTGTTGGACTCGATACTTTCAGTGAACATGGCCAG ggTAGTGAAGATCTTATCATTGTCCACGAGGCTCTCGAGTATGGTGATTGCCGTTTATCCCTTGCG ATTCCCCAATATGGaatatttgaaaatgtaaattCAGTGGACGAGCTTGCAAAAATGCCTCAATGGACAGAAGAAAAGCCTCTACGAGTTGCTACTGGTTTCACCTAT CTGGGGCCTAAATTTATGAAAGAGAATGGACTTAAGCATGtcacattttcaactgctgatGGAGCACTGGAGGCAGCTCCTGCG atGGGGATAGCTGATGCTATCTTGGACCTTGTAAGTAGTGGGACCACACTGAGAGAAAACAACTTGAAGGAAATCAAAGGTGGAGTTGTTTTGGAAAGCCAG GCTGTGTTTATTGCAAGCAGGAAATCGATGATCCAACGGAAAGGAGTTCTTGAAACAACACATGAGATGCTTGAGAGGTTGGAAGCACATCTGAGGGCCATTGGGCAGTTCACG GTTACTGCAAACATGAGGGGAAGCAGTGCAGAGGAAGTGGCTGAGAGAATACTGAGTCAACCATCATTAATGGGTTTGCAG GGACCCACTGTAAGTCCTGTTTTCTGCAAGCATGATGGGAAGGTAACACCAGACTATTATGCCATAGTCATATGTGTGCCTCAGAAGGCACTATACAAGTCTATACAACAACTGAGAGCG ATTGGAGGCAGTGGAGTTCTTATATCACCCTTGACCTATATTTTTGATGAAGAAACTCCAAGATGGCGTCAGCTCCTATCTAAACTTGGGCTGTAG
- the LOC100818024 gene encoding probable serine/threonine-protein kinase PBL7 yields the protein MGWIPCSGYSGTKNKVEKMEVQDSLVGQIKATPGKLKRNSSTKSKDTSKNGNPDHIAAQTFAFRELATATRNFRNDCLLGEGGFGRVYKGRLESINQVVAIKQLDRNGLQGNREFLVEVLMLSLLHHPNLVNLIGYCADGDQRLLVYEYMPLGCLEDHLHDIPPGKKRLDWNTRMKIAAGAAKGLEYLHDKANPPVIYRDLKCSNILLGEGYHPKLSDFGLAKLGPVGENTHVSTRVMGTYGYCAPEYAMTGQLTLKSDVYSFGVVLLEIITGRKAIDNSKSAGEQNLVAWARPLFKDRRKFSQMADPTLHGQYPPRGLYQALAVAAMCVQEQANLRPVIADVVTALSYLASQKYDPNTHTVQSSRHAPSTPPRTRRGI from the exons ATGGGTTGGATTCCCTGTTCTGGATATTCTGGCACTAAGAACAAGGTTGAGAAGATGGAAGTTCAGGATAGTCTCGTTGGTCAGATCAAAGCCACCccag GAAAGTTGAAAAGGAATTCATCCACGAAATCCAAAGATACATCTAAAAATGGGAACCCTGATCACATTGCAGCACAGACATTTGCGTTCCGTGAGTTGGCAACTGCAACTAGAAATTTTAGAAATGATTGTCTTTTGGGAGAGGGAGGCTTTGGTAGAGTATACAAAGGGCGTTTGGAAAGTATTAATCAG GTTGTTGCGATTAAGCAACTTGACCGAAATGGACTGCAAGGGAATAGGGAATTCCTTGTTGAAGTGTTGATGTTAAGTCTACTTCACCATCCTAACCTTGTCAACCTTATTGGTTATTGTGCTGATGGAGATCAAAGGCTTCTAGTTTATGAATATATGCCATTAGGATGCTTGGAAGACCACTTGCATG ACATTCCTCCTGGCAAGAAACGACTTGACTGGAACACGCGGATGAAAATAGCTGCTGGGGCAGCAAAGGGATTGGAATATCTACATGACAAAGCTAATCCTCCTGTCATATACCGAGACTTAAAGTGCTCCAACATTTTGCTTGGTGAAGGGTATCATCCAAAGTTATCTGATTTTGGTTTGGCTAAACTTGGTCCAGTTGGGGAAAACACCCATGTATCAACAAGGGTTATGGGCACCTATGGATATTGTGCTCCAGAGTATGCAATGACTGGTCAACTGACTCTGAAATCAGATGTTTATAGCTTTGGAGTAGTTCTTCTGGAAATAATTACCGGAAGGAAGGCAATTGACAATTCAAAATCTGCAGGAGAGCAGAATCTTGTTGCATGG GCTAGACCCTTGTTTAAAGATCGAAGAAAGTTTTCACAAATGGCCGATCCAACACTCCACGGTCAATATCCTCCAAGAGGGCTATACCAGGCCCTTGCTGTTGCAGCAATGTGTGTTCAGGAACAGGCTAACTTGCGTCCAGTCATAGCCGATGTTGTCACAGCACTGTCTTACCTTGCTTCACAAAAATATGACCCCAATACACACACAGTCCAAAGCTCTCGCCATGCTCCCAGTACTCCTCCTAGAACCAGGAGGGGGATATGA